The DNA window GATAATGGAGAAATTAATCAATTATACAATAGAAGCATTCCAATCGGTATTCGAGTCCGAGCCGGAAAGTATTTTTCTGGCTCCGGGACGAATTAATATCATCGGTGAGCACGTAGATTATAGCGATGGTTTCGTACTTCCTGCTGCTATTGACAAATATATCTGCTTTGCTGTAAGAAAAGTTGATAATTCGGAAAATTGCACCTTTTTTGCTAAAGACTTTGACGATTCTTTTAGTTTTAATATCACCCAAAAGCAAAGTCCGGTTTCACAGATGTGGGTTAATTATTTATTGGGTGTATTTAATGTTATTCAGGAAAGCGGAAAAAAGATCGGAGGTTTACAAATTGCCTTTAGCAGTACCATTCCAATGGGTTCCGGTTTATCGTCGTCAGCAGCTCTAGAATGCGGATTTGCTTTTATTCTCAACGAACTTTTTGATTTAAATTTAACAAAGAAAGATTTAGCTCTCATTGGTCAGAAATCCGAACACACCTTTGTCGGTGTGAAGTGTGGAATTATGGATCAGTTCGCATCCGTTTTTGGAAAAGAACATCAAGTGATAATGCTGGATTGCAATTCCCTGGAGCATCAGTATTTCGAAGCCAATATAGAAGGTTATAGTCTGGTGCTTTTCGACAGTTGTGTAAAACATACACATCTTACTTCCGGCTACAATGACAGGAGAAAGGATGTTGATAAAGCTAAAAAGATATTATGGAAGAAGTTTCCTGAAGTTGAGAAATTCAGAGACTTCAGTTTTTCAATGCTGGATGAAGTGAGAGCAGAAATAGGAGAGACCTCCTACAAAAGAAGTCTTTATCTTTTAAAGGAAATCAAAAGAGTTGAAAAAGCTGCCAAAGCTTTGTCAGAAGGTAACATAAAATATCTGGGTACACTTCTTAGTGAAACGCATTCCGGACTTTCCACTGAATTTGAAGTGAGTTGCAAAGAACTTGATTTTATGGTAGAGGAGACTTTAAAGGAAGAAGGTGTCTTAGGCGCAAGAATAATGGGCGGCGGTTTTGGAGGATGCAGTATCAATCTTATTAAAAGTGAGAATGTAGATGATGTGATTGAAAAAATAACCCAAAAATACAAGGTAGATTTTGGTATCGAAATGAAAGTGTACCGCGTGAAAATATCGGATGGAATCAATGAATACGAAAGAAATGAATTTATCATTTAATCAGAAAAAACATCCTCATAGAAGATACAACCCTCTTTTGGGTGAATGGATCCTGGTGTCTCCACAAAGAGCAAGCCGCCCCTGGCAAGGACAAACCGAAAAAGTTTTCGAAGAAAAACTTCCTATTCACGACCCAAATTGCTACCTGTGTTCAGGAAATCTGCGTGTTAATGGTGAAAGAAATCCTGATTATAAAGGCGTCTATGTTTTTGATAACGATTTTGGTTCATTGATGAAAGATGATGTTGAATTTACTGAAGAACAATCTGATCTTTTTTTATTAAAGCCAGAACGAGGGATTAACAGGGTCATTTGTTTTTCTGAAAATCACAGTCTTACTTTACCGCAAATGGAAGTAAACGAT is part of the Chryseobacterium paludis genome and encodes:
- the galK gene encoding galactokinase, which gives rise to MEKLINYTIEAFQSVFESEPESIFLAPGRINIIGEHVDYSDGFVLPAAIDKYICFAVRKVDNSENCTFFAKDFDDSFSFNITQKQSPVSQMWVNYLLGVFNVIQESGKKIGGLQIAFSSTIPMGSGLSSSAALECGFAFILNELFDLNLTKKDLALIGQKSEHTFVGVKCGIMDQFASVFGKEHQVIMLDCNSLEHQYFEANIEGYSLVLFDSCVKHTHLTSGYNDRRKDVDKAKKILWKKFPEVEKFRDFSFSMLDEVRAEIGETSYKRSLYLLKEIKRVEKAAKALSEGNIKYLGTLLSETHSGLSTEFEVSCKELDFMVEETLKEEGVLGARIMGGGFGGCSINLIKSENVDDVIEKITQKYKVDFGIEMKVYRVKISDGINEYERNEFII